One region of Anaeromyxobacter paludicola genomic DNA includes:
- a CDS encoding helix-turn-helix domain-containing protein codes for MPLPVALVGPDPLSLGGLAALLAARPELSLVAQLAPEQASPGALASAGAAAAVVDPGLPARFEALRAVAAALPAIALVSSEAEAPGALAAGARGVVRRDAGPARLAAALLAAAEGLLVLDAPLSDRLLRPPPALADPEPLTPREREVLALLGEGLANKSIAQRLGVSERTAKFHVEAILTKLGAESRAEAIVRAARQGWLVL; via the coding sequence GTGCCCCTCCCCGTCGCCCTCGTCGGACCCGACCCGCTCTCGCTGGGCGGCCTCGCCGCGCTCCTCGCCGCGCGCCCCGAGCTCTCGCTCGTGGCGCAGCTCGCGCCGGAGCAGGCGTCCCCCGGCGCCCTCGCGTCGGCCGGGGCCGCGGCCGCGGTGGTGGACCCGGGGCTCCCCGCCCGCTTCGAGGCGCTGCGCGCCGTCGCCGCCGCCCTCCCCGCCATCGCGCTCGTCTCCTCCGAGGCGGAGGCCCCCGGCGCGCTCGCCGCCGGCGCGCGCGGGGTGGTGCGGCGCGACGCCGGCCCGGCGCGGCTCGCGGCCGCCCTCCTCGCCGCCGCCGAGGGGCTCCTGGTCCTCGACGCGCCGCTCTCGGACCGGCTCCTCCGCCCGCCCCCCGCCCTCGCCGACCCCGAGCCGCTCACGCCGCGCGAGCGCGAGGTGCTGGCGCTCCTCGGCGAGGGGCTCGCCAACAAGTCGATCGCGCAGCGGCTCGGGGTGAGCGAGCGCACCGCCAAGTTCCACGTCGAGGCGATCCTCACGAAGCTCGGGGCCGAGAGCCGCGCCGAGGCCATCGTGCGCGCCGCCCGGCAGGGCTGGCTGGTGCTCTGA
- a CDS encoding DcaP family trimeric outer membrane transporter produces the protein MRVTRTLGGACAAAALLLGSPALAADPAPSQDDLRAEVKKLRAELDALKAQKAPAPEAQAGAEEGPSVADRLDLLEIKQKDAVVAGDIPNSFRIPGTETSLHLYGFAELNYVHEFRGDNADIDYSTFAPYLPLYGSAESERKGRDYLTARTSRVGIDASTPTKFGPLVIKIEGDFNNEPRTGGTDLYGSVKDIYTQQATSSYGFRIRHAYGVFAGLLAGETWSTFMDVDNSPETVDYNGPIGATFIRQAQLRYTYATPTWGNFTVALENSDAYALDQNLTPTTAGFSRLPDLIARWDGSFDWGTMSARALTHEIRVQAGNSAQAASYRGYGVAATALVKMRDNQDYLSLGVTYGDGIGRYMNYIEGAFYDPNTNRVIVEQAIGAVVGYQFKPTDWVRFNLVGGFTRNFDNEYTTYAAANGLDSGRFGINRMVRQVHFGPIFTPVRNIDLGVEGIWGDRETLKGEKGDMARLNFSAKYYIF, from the coding sequence ATGAGAGTGACTCGCACGCTCGGCGGCGCCTGCGCCGCCGCCGCCCTCCTCCTCGGCTCGCCCGCCCTCGCCGCCGACCCCGCCCCGAGCCAGGACGACCTGCGCGCCGAGGTGAAGAAGCTCCGCGCCGAGCTCGACGCGCTGAAGGCCCAGAAGGCCCCGGCCCCCGAGGCGCAGGCCGGCGCCGAGGAGGGCCCGTCGGTCGCCGACCGGCTCGACCTCCTCGAGATCAAGCAGAAGGACGCGGTGGTCGCGGGCGACATCCCGAACTCGTTCCGCATCCCCGGGACCGAGACCTCGCTCCACCTCTACGGCTTCGCCGAGCTCAACTACGTCCACGAGTTCCGCGGCGACAACGCCGACATCGACTACTCGACCTTCGCGCCGTACCTGCCGCTCTACGGGTCGGCGGAGTCGGAGCGCAAGGGGCGCGACTACCTCACCGCCCGCACCTCGCGCGTCGGGATCGACGCCTCCACCCCGACGAAGTTCGGGCCGCTGGTGATCAAGATCGAGGGCGACTTCAACAACGAGCCGCGCACCGGCGGGACCGACCTCTACGGCAGCGTGAAGGACATCTACACGCAGCAGGCGACGAGCAGCTACGGCTTCCGCATCCGCCACGCCTACGGCGTGTTCGCCGGCCTCCTCGCCGGCGAGACCTGGTCCACCTTCATGGACGTGGACAACTCGCCGGAGACCGTGGACTACAACGGCCCCATCGGCGCCACCTTCATCCGCCAGGCGCAGCTCCGCTACACCTACGCCACGCCGACCTGGGGCAACTTCACCGTCGCGCTCGAGAACTCGGACGCCTACGCGCTCGACCAGAACCTCACCCCGACCACCGCCGGCTTCTCGCGGCTGCCCGACCTCATCGCCCGCTGGGACGGCTCGTTCGACTGGGGCACCATGAGCGCCCGCGCCCTCACCCATGAGATCCGGGTGCAGGCCGGCAACAGCGCCCAGGCCGCCTCGTACCGCGGCTACGGCGTCGCCGCCACCGCGCTCGTGAAGATGCGCGACAACCAGGACTACCTCAGCCTGGGCGTCACCTACGGCGACGGCATCGGCCGCTACATGAACTACATCGAGGGCGCCTTCTACGACCCGAACACCAATCGGGTCATCGTGGAGCAGGCCATCGGCGCGGTCGTCGGCTACCAGTTCAAGCCGACCGACTGGGTGCGCTTCAACCTCGTGGGCGGGTTCACCCGCAACTTCGACAACGAGTACACCACCTACGCCGCCGCCAACGGGCTCGACTCCGGCCGCTTCGGCATCAACCGGATGGTCCGCCAGGTCCACTTCGGCCCCATCTTCACGCCGGTGCGGAACATCGACCTGGGCGTCGAGGGCATCTGGGGCGATCGCGAGACGCTCAAGGGCGAGAAGGGCGACATGGCCCGCCTGAACTTCTCGGCCAAGTACTACATCTTCTAG
- a CDS encoding amino acid ABC transporter ATP-binding protein, protein MSHVHPTAAAAPRAPLITAERVNKHFGPAHVLRDVTTAFYEGEVAVIVGASGSGKSTFLRTLNRLEKHDSGRIVVDGIELDDSVRNLDAIRREVGMVFQQFNLFPHLTALENVSLAPRKVRKAPREEANRAALEILTRVGLQDHAHKHPHQLSGGQQQRVAIARSLAMQPKVLLFDEPTSALDPEMINEVLDVMKDLAAAGMTMVVVTHEMRFAREAGDRILFFDQGSILQEAAPDPFFDDQQHPRIRAFLGQIEH, encoded by the coding sequence ATGTCGCACGTCCACCCCACGGCGGCGGCCGCGCCGCGCGCGCCGCTCATCACCGCCGAGCGCGTCAACAAGCACTTCGGCCCCGCCCACGTCCTGCGCGACGTCACCACCGCCTTCTACGAGGGCGAGGTGGCGGTGATCGTCGGCGCCTCCGGCTCGGGCAAGTCCACCTTCCTGCGCACCCTGAACCGGCTCGAGAAGCACGACTCCGGCCGCATCGTGGTGGACGGCATCGAGCTCGACGACAGCGTGAGGAACCTCGACGCCATCCGGCGCGAGGTGGGGATGGTGTTCCAGCAGTTCAACCTCTTCCCGCACCTCACCGCCCTCGAGAACGTCTCCCTCGCGCCGCGCAAGGTGCGCAAGGCGCCGCGCGAGGAGGCGAACCGGGCGGCGCTCGAGATCCTCACCCGCGTCGGGCTCCAGGACCACGCCCACAAGCACCCGCACCAGCTCTCCGGCGGCCAGCAGCAGCGCGTCGCCATCGCGCGCTCGCTGGCGATGCAGCCCAAGGTGCTGCTCTTCGACGAGCCCACGAGCGCCCTCGATCCGGAGATGATCAACGAGGTGCTCGACGTGATGAAGGACCTCGCGGCGGCCGGGATGACGATGGTCGTCGTCACCCACGAGATGCGCTTCGCCCGCGAGGCCGGCGACCGGATCCTCTTCTTCGACCAGGGCAGCATCCTCCAGGAGGCCGCCCCCGACCCGTTCTTCGACGACCAGCAGCACCCTCGCATCCGGGCCTTCCTCGGCCAGATCGAGCACTGA
- a CDS encoding amino acid ABC transporter permease yields MPTAPQDGSRTLWPASWTRQQRSTATILVSSFALVLFMWLVARPLARMPEPIGPAAEQFAEGTRVTVELTLVAGLMGMVAGVLAAVGKLSRFAPLRWAAEFYVWVIRGTPLLVQVLFVYLALPMMVPQLKLSDFNSAALALGVNVGAYNAEAIRAGIGAIPKGQTEAARSLGLSPLQTFGSIVFPQALKIALPPLVNNVVALLKDSSLAYVIGVVELSNIGNRVQAATFQPVPVFIATASIYLVLTTVLTQIAGAIELRMDVEQRH; encoded by the coding sequence ATGCCGACCGCCCCGCAGGACGGCTCCCGGACCCTCTGGCCGGCGAGCTGGACCCGCCAGCAGCGGAGCACCGCCACCATCCTGGTGTCGAGCTTCGCGCTGGTGCTCTTCATGTGGCTCGTGGCCCGCCCGTTGGCGCGCATGCCCGAGCCGATCGGCCCGGCCGCGGAGCAGTTCGCGGAGGGCACCCGGGTCACCGTCGAGCTCACGCTCGTCGCCGGGCTCATGGGGATGGTCGCGGGGGTGCTCGCGGCGGTGGGGAAGCTGTCGCGCTTCGCCCCGCTGCGCTGGGCGGCCGAGTTCTACGTCTGGGTGATCCGCGGCACGCCGCTGCTGGTCCAGGTGCTCTTCGTCTACCTGGCCCTGCCGATGATGGTGCCGCAGCTCAAGCTCTCCGACTTCAACTCGGCGGCCCTGGCGCTCGGGGTCAACGTGGGCGCCTACAACGCCGAGGCCATCCGGGCCGGCATCGGCGCCATCCCCAAGGGGCAGACCGAGGCGGCGCGCTCGCTCGGGCTCTCGCCGCTCCAGACCTTCGGCTCGATCGTCTTCCCGCAGGCCCTCAAGATCGCGCTGCCGCCGCTCGTGAACAACGTGGTGGCGCTCCTCAAGGACTCCTCCCTCGCCTACGTCATCGGCGTGGTGGAGCTCTCCAACATCGGCAACCGCGTCCAGGCGGCCACCTTCCAGCCGGTGCCGGTCTTCATCGCCACCGCGAGCATCTACCTCGTGCTCACCACCGTCCTCACCCAGATCGCCGGCGCCATCGAGCTGCGGATGGACGTCGAGCAGCGCCACTAG
- a CDS encoding ABC transporter substrate-binding protein: MTLPKWLAVLVLASVAVTAQARTFEEIKKDGKIVIASEGAFPPFNYFQGPTLSGFEIDLANALAKRMGLQVEWRALSFDALLAGLRQDRWDMVIASFGITDERSKAVTFSSPEYCSGGIIVAKDPAIRASKDLAGKVVAVQTGTTYLENVKKLSSVKEVKNFPRDTDARSALANGRVDAWVTDKFVAKAALASNPGGMHMGEFVFVERIAPAVKKGNASLAKALDKALAEMMADGSYGALSQKYFGEDIRCR, translated from the coding sequence ATGACCCTGCCGAAGTGGCTCGCAGTCCTGGTGCTGGCCTCCGTCGCGGTGACCGCCCAGGCCCGCACGTTCGAGGAGATCAAGAAGGACGGCAAGATCGTCATCGCCTCCGAGGGCGCCTTCCCTCCCTTCAACTACTTCCAGGGCCCGACGCTCAGCGGCTTCGAGATCGACCTCGCGAACGCGCTCGCGAAGCGCATGGGGCTGCAGGTCGAGTGGCGCGCGCTCTCCTTCGACGCGCTGCTCGCCGGGCTGCGCCAGGACCGCTGGGACATGGTGATCGCCTCCTTCGGCATCACCGACGAGCGCTCCAAGGCCGTCACCTTCAGCAGCCCCGAGTACTGCTCGGGCGGCATCATCGTGGCGAAGGACCCGGCCATCCGCGCCTCGAAGGACCTCGCCGGCAAGGTGGTCGCGGTCCAGACCGGCACCACCTACCTCGAGAACGTGAAGAAGCTCTCCTCCGTCAAGGAGGTGAAGAACTTCCCGCGCGACACCGACGCCCGCTCGGCGCTCGCCAACGGCCGCGTGGACGCCTGGGTGACCGACAAGTTCGTCGCCAAGGCGGCCCTCGCGTCGAACCCCGGCGGCATGCACATGGGCGAGTTCGTGTTCGTCGAGCGGATCGCCCCGGCCGTGAAGAAGGGCAACGCCTCGCTCGCCAAGGCCCTCGACAAGGCCCTCGCCGAGATGATGGCGGACGGCAGCTACGGCGCCCTCTCGCAGAAGTACTTCGGCGAGGACATCCGCTGCCGCTAG
- a CDS encoding DUF3467 domain-containing protein: MPDQPPKPPQPVQIQIELDPAIANGAFVNLAMVNHTETEFTLDLMYLQPQAPRATVRARAITTPKHAKRLLHALQENLARYEARFGPIDLDTPHFPGTPGNPIVN; encoded by the coding sequence ATGCCCGACCAGCCGCCGAAGCCGCCGCAGCCCGTCCAGATCCAGATCGAGCTCGACCCCGCCATCGCCAACGGCGCGTTCGTGAACCTCGCGATGGTGAACCACACCGAGACCGAGTTCACGCTCGACCTCATGTACCTCCAGCCGCAGGCCCCCCGCGCGACCGTCCGCGCCCGGGCCATCACCACCCCCAAGCACGCGAAGCGGCTGCTCCACGCCCTCCAGGAGAACCTGGCGCGCTACGAGGCCCGCTTCGGCCCGATCGACCTCGACACGCCGCACTTCCCGGGGACCCCCGGGAACCCGATCGTCAACTGA
- the glpK gene encoding glycerol kinase GlpK produces the protein MAATHIVAIDQGTTGTTVLILDKRLNVRARVNQEFRQLFPKPGWVEHDLEDIWGSIHGAMEKALREAGVRGGEIAGIGITNQRETTAVWDRRSHKPLQSAIVWQDRRTADLCARLKAEGHEPVVREKTGLVLDPYFSATKLQWILENVRGAREKAESGQVVFGTIDSYLVWRLTQGAAHVTDVSNASRTLLMNLRTLDWDRDLLDLFGVPRQMLPEIRGSSEVLGVTRGVRSLPDGIPVAGIAGDQQAALFGQACFDAGAAKCTYGTGAFLLQNTGPEPVFSRRGLLTTVAWKIGDEVSYALEGSAFVAGAAVQWLRDGLGLIKKSSEVEALAKTVKDSGAVIFVPALSGLGAPHWKPEARGVIAGLDRSTTAGHLARATLEGIAFQIHDLAEAMSVEAGRPFPAFRVDGGASQNDLLMQFQADLLGVPVERPRMIETTALGAAFLAGLAVGLWPDRADIGRYFKVGKRFEPKMKPEERERHLGRWRKALALAVGWAAPAAAPSATAAPPVAEPAPSAPPAQPAPAPTTSDAAP, from the coding sequence ATGGCGGCCACCCACATCGTCGCGATCGACCAGGGCACCACCGGCACCACCGTCCTCATCCTGGACAAGCGGCTCAACGTCCGCGCGCGGGTGAACCAGGAGTTCCGCCAGCTCTTCCCGAAGCCGGGCTGGGTGGAGCACGACCTCGAGGACATCTGGGGCTCCATCCACGGCGCGATGGAGAAGGCGCTGCGCGAGGCGGGGGTGCGCGGCGGCGAGATCGCCGGCATCGGCATCACCAACCAGCGCGAGACGACCGCCGTCTGGGACCGCCGCTCCCACAAGCCGCTCCAGAGCGCCATCGTCTGGCAGGACCGGCGCACGGCCGACCTGTGCGCCCGGCTGAAGGCGGAGGGGCACGAGCCGGTCGTGCGCGAGAAGACGGGGCTCGTGCTCGACCCGTACTTCTCGGCCACCAAGCTGCAGTGGATCCTCGAGAACGTGCGCGGGGCGCGCGAGAAGGCCGAGTCCGGGCAGGTGGTCTTCGGCACCATCGACAGCTACCTCGTCTGGCGGCTCACCCAGGGCGCGGCCCACGTGACCGACGTCTCGAACGCGAGCCGCACGCTGCTCATGAACCTCCGGACGCTCGACTGGGATCGGGACCTGCTCGACCTCTTCGGCGTGCCGCGCCAGATGCTGCCGGAGATCCGCGGCTCGTCCGAGGTGCTCGGGGTGACGCGCGGCGTGCGCAGCCTGCCCGACGGCATCCCGGTGGCGGGCATCGCCGGGGACCAGCAGGCGGCCCTCTTCGGCCAGGCCTGCTTCGACGCCGGCGCGGCCAAGTGCACCTATGGCACGGGCGCCTTCCTGCTCCAGAACACCGGGCCGGAGCCGGTCTTCTCGCGCCGCGGGCTCCTCACCACGGTCGCCTGGAAGATCGGCGACGAGGTGAGCTACGCCCTCGAGGGCTCGGCCTTCGTGGCCGGCGCGGCGGTGCAGTGGCTCCGCGACGGGCTCGGGCTCATCAAGAAGTCGTCGGAGGTGGAGGCGCTCGCGAAGACGGTGAAGGACTCGGGCGCGGTCATCTTCGTGCCGGCGCTCTCGGGGCTCGGCGCGCCGCACTGGAAGCCGGAGGCGCGCGGCGTCATCGCGGGCCTCGACCGCAGCACCACGGCGGGCCACCTCGCGCGCGCCACGCTCGAGGGGATCGCCTTCCAGATCCACGACCTCGCCGAGGCCATGAGCGTCGAGGCCGGCCGGCCCTTCCCCGCGTTCCGGGTGGACGGCGGCGCGTCCCAGAACGACCTGCTCATGCAGTTCCAGGCCGATCTCCTGGGCGTCCCGGTGGAGCGGCCGCGCATGATCGAGACCACCGCGCTCGGCGCCGCCTTCCTGGCCGGGCTCGCGGTGGGGCTCTGGCCCGACCGGGCCGACATCGGCCGCTACTTCAAGGTGGGCAAGCGCTTCGAGCCGAAGATGAAGCCCGAGGAGCGCGAGCGGCACCTCGGCCGGTGGCGGAAGGCGCTGGCGCTCGCCGTCGGCTGGGCCGCGCCCGCCGCCGCCCCGTCGGCCACGGCGGCGCCCCCGGTCGCCGAGCCAGCGCCCTCGGCCCCGCCCGCGCAGCCCGCGCCCGCGCCCACGACCTCCGACGCGGCGCCCTAG
- the radA gene encoding DNA repair protein RadA produces MARAAVKTVYACTECGQSSPKWLGQCPACRKWNTLQEEVAVPEPRAGGRVHPAGFGSARPLPLSEVEAGEAARTRTGIGELDRVLGGGLVPGQLILLGGDPGIGKSTLLLAALDQLCRAFGDRPVLYVSGEESARQVKLRADRLGVAAGSLRVFAETDAVKVLHAAEQLKPAVLAVDSIQTQYLPELASAPGTVSQIREVTARLMAFAKTSETATFLVGHVTKDGAIAGPRVLEHMVDTVLYFEGGGAHPYRVLRSHKNRFGSASEIGVFEMKARGLQEVPNPSALFLAERPEDAPGSAVTAALNGSRTVLVEVQALVAPTGFGTPRRTALGLDSNRVALLAAVLEKKVGLEILGCDLFVNVAGGLTLDDPAADLACIAALASSFRERSIPQRTLVLGEVGLAGEVRAVSQAESRLAEAARLGFDRVLLPAANARHAELPAGLEAVAVTTVDEALERLF; encoded by the coding sequence ATGGCCCGCGCCGCAGTGAAGACCGTCTACGCCTGCACCGAGTGCGGGCAGTCGAGCCCCAAGTGGCTCGGCCAGTGCCCCGCCTGCCGGAAGTGGAACACGCTGCAGGAGGAGGTGGCCGTCCCCGAGCCCCGCGCCGGCGGGCGCGTCCACCCGGCCGGCTTCGGGAGCGCCCGGCCGCTGCCGCTCTCGGAGGTCGAGGCCGGGGAGGCGGCCCGCACCCGCACCGGCATCGGCGAGCTCGATCGCGTGCTCGGCGGCGGCCTCGTGCCCGGGCAGCTCATCCTCCTCGGCGGCGACCCCGGCATCGGCAAGAGCACGCTGCTCCTCGCCGCCCTCGACCAGCTCTGCCGCGCCTTCGGCGACCGCCCCGTGCTCTACGTCTCCGGCGAGGAGTCGGCCCGCCAGGTGAAGCTCCGGGCCGACCGGCTCGGCGTCGCCGCGGGCAGCCTGCGGGTCTTCGCCGAGACCGACGCCGTGAAGGTGCTCCACGCCGCCGAGCAGCTGAAGCCCGCGGTGCTGGCGGTGGACTCGATCCAGACCCAGTACCTCCCCGAGCTCGCGAGCGCGCCCGGCACGGTGTCGCAGATCCGGGAGGTCACGGCCCGCCTCATGGCCTTCGCGAAGACCAGCGAGACCGCCACCTTCCTCGTCGGCCACGTCACCAAGGACGGCGCCATCGCCGGCCCGCGCGTGCTCGAGCACATGGTGGACACCGTCCTCTACTTCGAGGGCGGCGGCGCGCACCCGTACCGCGTGCTCCGCTCGCACAAGAACCGCTTCGGCTCGGCGAGCGAGATCGGCGTCTTCGAGATGAAGGCCAGGGGGCTGCAGGAGGTGCCGAACCCGTCGGCGCTGTTCCTGGCGGAGCGCCCGGAGGACGCCCCGGGGAGCGCGGTCACGGCGGCGCTGAACGGCAGCCGCACCGTGCTCGTGGAGGTGCAGGCGCTGGTGGCGCCGACCGGCTTCGGCACCCCGCGCCGCACCGCCCTCGGCCTCGACTCCAACCGCGTCGCGCTGCTGGCCGCGGTGCTGGAGAAGAAGGTGGGGCTCGAGATCCTGGGCTGCGACCTCTTCGTCAACGTGGCCGGCGGCCTCACCCTCGACGACCCCGCGGCCGACCTCGCCTGCATCGCCGCGCTCGCCTCGAGCTTCCGCGAGAGGTCGATCCCGCAGCGCACGCTCGTCCTCGGCGAGGTGGGGCTCGCGGGCGAGGTCCGCGCCGTCTCGCAGGCCGAGTCGCGCCTCGCCGAGGCGGCCCGGCTCGGGTTCGACCGGGTGCTGCTCCCGGCCGCCAACGCGCGCCACGCCGAGCTGCCGGCCGGGCTCGAGGCGGTGGCGGTGACGACGGTGGACGAGGCGCTCGAGCGGCTCTTCTAG
- the bioB gene encoding biotin synthase BioB, with the protein MSKRPLPPGIEPISAEEAYRLIRQTDPEGLAALMARARAVREAVHGKEVSLCGITSAKSGHCPEDCGFCQQSAHFKDTGAPEYPMIGADEMVAQAKLAEQAGAREFSIVASGTRVSKESELRTLEEAVRRIRAETTVEPCASLGLMRRPELERLKAAGLMHYHHNLETARSHFGNVCTTHTYDEQLETVRAAKALGFELCTGGILGMGETPEQRVELALTLRELEVDCIPVNFLNPRPGTPMQDLKAITPEECLAALAVFRLVMPAAHVFVMGGREVNLGGRQDLIFEAGADGTMVGNYLTSAGMTPEQVVSMIRGQGLEVRPTPEPERWAFRGQAPGQTGWNTRAPEGDARTAKPRLPVVGQRPGCA; encoded by the coding sequence ATGAGCAAGCGACCGCTCCCTCCCGGCATCGAGCCCATCTCCGCCGAAGAAGCCTACCGACTCATCCGCCAGACCGATCCCGAGGGGCTCGCCGCCCTGATGGCGCGCGCCAGGGCGGTGCGCGAGGCGGTGCACGGGAAGGAGGTCTCGCTCTGCGGCATCACCAGCGCGAAGAGCGGCCACTGCCCCGAGGACTGCGGCTTCTGCCAGCAGTCGGCCCACTTCAAGGACACCGGCGCGCCCGAGTACCCGATGATCGGCGCCGACGAGATGGTGGCGCAGGCGAAGCTGGCCGAGCAGGCCGGGGCGCGCGAGTTCTCCATCGTCGCGTCGGGCACCCGCGTCTCGAAGGAGTCGGAGCTGCGCACGCTCGAGGAGGCGGTGCGGCGCATCCGGGCCGAGACCACCGTCGAGCCCTGCGCCTCGCTCGGCCTCATGCGCCGCCCGGAGCTCGAGCGGCTCAAGGCGGCCGGGCTCATGCACTACCACCACAACCTCGAGACGGCCCGCAGCCACTTCGGGAACGTCTGCACCACGCACACCTACGACGAGCAGCTCGAGACCGTCCGCGCCGCCAAGGCGCTCGGGTTCGAGCTCTGCACCGGCGGCATCCTCGGCATGGGCGAGACGCCCGAGCAGCGGGTCGAGCTGGCGCTCACGCTGCGCGAGCTCGAGGTGGACTGCATCCCGGTGAACTTCCTCAACCCGCGGCCCGGCACGCCGATGCAGGACCTGAAGGCCATCACGCCGGAGGAGTGCCTCGCCGCGCTGGCGGTCTTCCGGCTGGTGATGCCGGCGGCCCACGTCTTCGTGATGGGCGGGCGCGAGGTGAACCTGGGCGGCCGGCAGGACCTCATCTTCGAGGCCGGCGCCGACGGCACCATGGTCGGGAACTACCTGACCAGCGCCGGCATGACCCCGGAGCAGGTGGTGTCGATGATCCGCGGGCAGGGGCTCGAGGTGCGCCCCACGCCCGAGCCCGAGCGCTGGGCCTTCCGCGGCCAGGCGCCGGGGCAGACGGGGTGGAACACGCGGGCGCCGGAGGGTGACGCGCGCACGGCGAAGCCGCGGCTGCCGGTCGTGGGCCAGCGGCCGGGCTGCGCGTGA
- the bioF gene encoding 8-amino-7-oxononanoate synthase, protein MSGALDWIPGALEKLEAQGLRRGLEPLGSPQGPVVRLGGAALVNLCSNDYLGLAAHPRVRAAAAARSEAEGAGAGASRLVCGDLPVHRELEERLARLKGKEAALLFSSGYHANLGVPAALTGKDDAIFSDVLNHASIVDGCRLSFARTVRYRHKDLQELDDLLAASRARRKLVVTDAVFSMDGDAAPLAELTALCERHGAMLYVDEAHATGILGARGGGLCEALGLSGRVDVVMGTLGKALGSFGAVVAGSHDLREWLVSRARTFVFTTALPPGACAAALAALDLLAAEPERRERLGALTARMKAGLERLGFPMGEVVAPIFPVILGDERLALEASRRLRERGFLVRAIRPPTVPAGTSRLRVTLSADHAPEQVDGFLGALGDVLAGLPR, encoded by the coding sequence GTGAGCGGCGCCCTCGACTGGATCCCCGGCGCCCTCGAGAAGCTCGAGGCGCAGGGGCTCCGCCGCGGCCTCGAGCCGCTCGGCTCGCCGCAGGGGCCGGTGGTCCGGCTCGGCGGCGCCGCGCTCGTGAACCTCTGCTCCAACGACTACCTCGGGCTCGCCGCCCACCCGCGCGTGCGCGCCGCGGCCGCGGCGCGGAGCGAGGCGGAGGGGGCGGGCGCCGGCGCGTCCCGGCTCGTCTGCGGGGACCTCCCGGTCCACCGGGAGCTCGAGGAGCGGCTGGCGCGGCTCAAGGGCAAGGAGGCGGCGCTCCTCTTCTCCTCGGGCTACCACGCCAACCTCGGCGTGCCCGCCGCGCTCACCGGCAAGGACGACGCCATCTTCTCCGACGTCCTCAACCACGCCTCGATCGTGGACGGCTGCCGGCTCTCCTTCGCGCGCACGGTGCGCTACCGGCACAAGGACCTGCAGGAGCTCGACGACCTGCTCGCGGCGAGCCGCGCCCGGCGCAAGCTGGTGGTGACCGACGCCGTCTTCTCGATGGACGGCGACGCCGCCCCGCTGGCCGAGCTCACCGCGCTCTGCGAGCGGCACGGCGCCATGCTGTACGTGGACGAGGCGCACGCCACCGGGATCCTCGGGGCGCGGGGCGGCGGCCTCTGCGAGGCGCTCGGCCTCTCCGGCCGCGTGGACGTGGTGATGGGCACGCTCGGCAAGGCGCTCGGGAGCTTCGGGGCGGTGGTGGCCGGCAGCCACGACCTGCGCGAGTGGCTCGTCTCGCGCGCCCGCACCTTCGTCTTCACCACCGCGCTCCCGCCCGGCGCCTGCGCGGCGGCGCTCGCGGCGCTCGACCTCCTCGCGGCCGAGCCGGAGCGGCGCGAGCGGCTCGGCGCGCTCACCGCCCGCATGAAGGCGGGGCTCGAGCGGCTCGGGTTCCCGATGGGCGAGGTGGTCGCGCCCATCTTCCCGGTGATCCTCGGCGACGAGCGGCTCGCCCTCGAGGCCTCGCGCCGGCTGCGCGAGCGGGGCTTCCTCGTGCGCGCCATCCGCCCGCCCACCGTGCCCGCGGGGACGAGCCGGCTGCGGGTCACGCTCTCGGCGGATCACGCCCCGGAGCAGGTGGACGGGTTCCTCGGCGCGCTCGGCGACGTGCTGGCGGGGCTGCCGCGGTAG
- a CDS encoding RNA polymerase sigma factor, which produces MVERRSARGADGEAALRDAATSLLRQHGRQILRYLSALLHDREAAADVFGAFEEDLWRGLPSFRGECSRKSWAYRLALHAAIRYLRDPWRRRAVPLGPGAGLDAADDLAPGAAQPTSSDRAEQRTRAVAALREQLRPAERTLLALRVDQRLSWEQVAAVLSRPGEPPAQPSALRKRFERLIAKLGRQAQAIGLLGSTVPARTRG; this is translated from the coding sequence ATGGTGGAGCGCAGGAGCGCGCGAGGAGCGGACGGTGAAGCGGCCCTCCGGGACGCCGCCACCTCGCTCCTGCGCCAGCACGGCAGGCAGATCCTCCGCTACCTCTCCGCCCTGCTGCACGACCGGGAGGCGGCCGCCGACGTCTTCGGCGCGTTCGAGGAGGACCTGTGGCGAGGGCTCCCCTCCTTCCGCGGCGAGTGCTCACGCAAGAGCTGGGCCTACCGGCTCGCCCTGCACGCCGCCATCCGGTACCTGCGCGATCCGTGGCGGCGGCGCGCGGTGCCGCTCGGGCCCGGCGCCGGCCTCGACGCGGCGGACGACCTCGCGCCCGGCGCCGCGCAGCCGACCTCGTCGGATCGGGCCGAGCAGCGGACGCGGGCCGTGGCGGCGCTCCGCGAGCAGCTCCGGCCGGCGGAGCGGACCCTGCTCGCGCTGCGCGTCGATCAGCGGCTCTCGTGGGAGCAGGTCGCGGCGGTGCTGTCACGGCCCGGCGAGCCGCCCGCCCAGCCGAGCGCGCTCCGGAAGCGCTTCGAGCGGCTCATCGCGAAGCTGGGCCGGCAGGCGCAGGCCATCGGGCTGCTCGGATCGACGGTCCCGGCGCGGACCCGAGGCTGA